In Paracoccus contaminans, the genomic stretch CCGCGCCTTTCAGGATGCCGGCGCCGAATGGCTGCATCTCGTGGACCTGAACGGCGCCTTTGCCGGACAGCCCGTCAACGGGGCGGCGGTTGCCGCCATCCTGGACGCGGTGACGATCCCCGTGCAGCTGGGCGGTGGCATCCGCGACATGGACACGGCGGCCCGCTGGCTTGAAGGCGGGGTGGCGCGGGTGATCCTGGGCACCGCCGCGGTCGAGGATCCTGCTTTCGTGGCCGAGGCGGCGCGCCGCTGGCCGGGCCGGATCGCCATCGGCATCGACGCCCGCGGCGGCCGCGTCGCCACGCGCGGCTGGGCCGAGGAAACCGCCCTGACCGCCAGCGGACTTGCCGCCCGATTTGAGGGCGCAGGCCTCGGCGCGATCATCTATACCGACATCGACCGCGACGGCGCGATGGGCGGGCCGAACATCGAGGCGACCGAGGCGCTTGCCCGGGCCGTGACCATCCCCGTGATCGCCTCGGGCGGGGTGTCCTCGCTGGCCGACCTGGTCGCGCTGCGCGACACCGGGGTCATTGCGGGGGCAATCTCGGGCCGGGCGCTGTATGACGGGGCGCTGGATCTGGGCGAAGCGCTGGCCGCCCTGCGCTGAGCCGCGCGCGGCGGGTTGCCAAGCAACCGCCCGGTGACTAGATGGGCACGTTCGGAAAGCATAAGGCCAAAGCCCCGTGGAAAACGTCGTCCTGACCGTGCATCTCATCCTCGCCCTTCTGCTGATCGGCGTGGTCCTGTTGCAGC encodes the following:
- the hisA gene encoding 1-(5-phosphoribosyl)-5-[(5-phosphoribosylamino)methylideneamino]imidazole-4-carboxamide isomerase, which codes for MILYPAIDLKDGACVRLLRGDMQAATVFGTDPAAQARAFQDAGAEWLHLVDLNGAFAGQPVNGAAVAAILDAVTIPVQLGGGIRDMDTAARWLEGGVARVILGTAAVEDPAFVAEAARRWPGRIAIGIDARGGRVATRGWAEETALTASGLAARFEGAGLGAIIYTDIDRDGAMGGPNIEATEALARAVTIPVIASGGVSSLADLVALRDTGVIAGAISGRALYDGALDLGEALAALR